A genomic segment from Nocardiopsis sp. Huas11 encodes:
- a CDS encoding extracellular solute-binding protein — MRRTSRATHAPPPAPAGPGRRAFVTGALATAGLAAAGCAPPDTLLTGRTRLRQWNLFAGGDGNRMVEMHDAYQAEHPEVDFRATTFTWGAPFYTKVAMGAAGGRGADIATVHVSRLESLAPGRLLDPIDPALLAEFGIDDTVVLPNIWEKCFFEGELYAIPIDTHVLIQYINLDVCRQAGVLDADDRLVEVSGVDDYFDLLREIQGVTGEYGLSMDTWNPWSNFWALYRQQDGDIVFGEDDFEMDDDKALAAMDVMYRLSEEGLAPRHSRDADTAANLSNGHAGLMIHGNWEIPTLEATGIEFSATQFPAVFGNHRTRGDSHCYVFPHQRVRDPERTRAATEYAAWMLHNSLTWAGGGHIPAYQPVVESAEYDALHPQSEYREAAENVQFEPEAWFSGSAGRLQEEAAGALTTLHQGTQTPEQSLDQLKATIRDLMSVPSPV; from the coding sequence ATGCGCAGAACATCACGAGCGACACACGCGCCACCCCCGGCCCCAGCCGGGCCGGGCCGCCGGGCCTTCGTCACCGGCGCCCTGGCCACCGCGGGCCTGGCGGCGGCGGGCTGTGCCCCGCCCGACACCCTCCTCACCGGCAGGACCCGGCTTCGGCAGTGGAACCTGTTCGCGGGCGGTGACGGCAACCGGATGGTCGAGATGCACGACGCCTACCAGGCCGAGCATCCCGAGGTCGACTTCCGCGCCACCACCTTCACCTGGGGCGCGCCCTTCTACACCAAGGTCGCCATGGGCGCCGCGGGCGGGCGGGGCGCCGACATCGCCACCGTGCACGTCTCGCGGCTGGAGAGCCTGGCCCCCGGCCGTCTGCTGGACCCGATCGACCCCGCCCTGCTCGCGGAGTTCGGCATCGACGACACCGTCGTCCTGCCCAACATCTGGGAGAAGTGCTTCTTCGAGGGGGAGCTGTACGCCATCCCCATCGACACCCACGTGCTGATCCAGTACATCAACCTCGACGTGTGCAGGCAGGCGGGCGTGCTCGACGCCGACGACCGCCTCGTCGAGGTCTCCGGAGTGGACGACTACTTCGACCTGCTCCGCGAGATCCAGGGTGTGACCGGCGAGTACGGCCTCTCCATGGACACCTGGAACCCCTGGTCCAACTTCTGGGCGCTCTACCGCCAGCAGGACGGCGACATCGTCTTCGGCGAGGACGACTTCGAGATGGACGACGACAAGGCCCTGGCCGCCATGGACGTCATGTACCGCCTCTCCGAGGAGGGGCTGGCCCCGCGCCACTCCAGGGACGCCGACACCGCCGCGAACCTGTCGAACGGCCACGCCGGGCTGATGATCCACGGCAACTGGGAGATCCCCACCCTGGAGGCCACCGGGATCGAGTTCTCCGCCACCCAGTTCCCCGCCGTGTTCGGCAACCACCGCACGCGCGGTGACTCCCACTGCTACGTCTTCCCGCACCAGCGCGTCCGCGACCCCGAACGCACCCGGGCCGCCACGGAGTACGCCGCGTGGATGCTGCACAACAGCCTGACCTGGGCCGGCGGCGGACACATCCCCGCCTACCAGCCGGTCGTGGAGAGCGCCGAGTACGACGCGCTGCACCCCCAGTCCGAGTACCGCGAGGCCGCGGAGAACGTCCAGTTCGAGCCCGAGGCCTGGTTCAGCGGATCGGCCGGTCGGCTCCAGGAGGAGGCGGCCGGTGCCCTGACCACCCTCCACCAGGGCACCCAG
- a CDS encoding L-fucose/L-arabinose isomerase family protein: MQPLYDDMIPGITERQAEYAAQVAASLSETAEWTVSPPVRGRADAERAVREFEAAGLDGVLVVMLTYGPSLRVTRLFSQMRLPVALANIQPDPAVSPSWDMADMTYNQGIHGAQDTANAMVRAGLPFEVITGEWGGAEFNARVDRWARAARTVTALRSLKVGVFGYPMNGMGDARVDETAFLRKLGPEIEIIAPGTLHRTMAELPSEAVTELMEWEDGAFAVDERLSKEEREDHARMQLGIERLLEATGCGAYSTHFDAIGEDGRFARLPMAAASTLMAKGYGFAGEGDVLAASVVYAGHQLAGDGHFTEMYAMDFPTDSILMSHMGEGNWKVARDDEPIRLIKRPLGIGGLDDPPTIVFRYQPGPATLASLVALGGERFRLVVAEGEVVDAPELPDLEMPYGQFRPATGVRACMDAWLRAGGTHHMVMNSGARAEDWRVLCELADIEYVQV; encoded by the coding sequence CCGAGTACGCCGCCCAGGTCGCGGCCTCGCTGTCGGAGACCGCGGAGTGGACGGTCAGCCCGCCCGTGCGCGGCCGCGCCGACGCCGAGCGGGCCGTGCGCGAGTTCGAGGCCGCCGGCCTCGACGGCGTCCTGGTCGTCATGCTCACCTACGGCCCCTCCCTGCGCGTGACCCGGCTGTTCAGCCAGATGCGGCTGCCGGTCGCGCTGGCCAACATCCAGCCCGACCCGGCGGTCAGCCCCTCCTGGGACATGGCCGACATGACCTACAACCAGGGCATCCACGGCGCCCAGGACACCGCCAACGCCATGGTGCGCGCGGGCCTGCCCTTCGAGGTCATCACGGGGGAGTGGGGCGGAGCCGAGTTCAACGCCCGCGTGGACCGCTGGGCGCGCGCCGCCCGCACCGTCACGGCGCTGCGCTCGCTCAAGGTCGGCGTGTTCGGCTACCCCATGAACGGCATGGGCGACGCCCGCGTGGACGAGACCGCCTTCCTGCGCAAGCTCGGACCCGAGATCGAGATCATCGCCCCGGGCACCCTGCACCGGACCATGGCCGAACTGCCCTCCGAGGCCGTCACCGAGCTCATGGAGTGGGAGGACGGCGCCTTCGCGGTCGACGAGCGCCTGTCCAAGGAGGAGCGCGAGGACCACGCGCGCATGCAGCTGGGCATCGAGCGGCTGCTGGAGGCCACCGGCTGCGGCGCCTACTCCACGCACTTCGACGCCATCGGCGAGGACGGCCGCTTCGCCCGCCTGCCCATGGCCGCCGCCTCCACCCTCATGGCCAAGGGCTACGGTTTCGCGGGCGAGGGCGACGTGCTGGCGGCCTCGGTGGTCTACGCCGGGCACCAGCTGGCCGGGGACGGCCACTTCACCGAGATGTACGCGATGGACTTCCCCACCGACTCCATCCTCATGAGTCACATGGGGGAGGGCAACTGGAAGGTGGCCCGCGACGACGAACCGATCCGCCTGATCAAGCGCCCGCTGGGCATCGGCGGCCTGGACGACCCGCCCACCATCGTCTTCCGGTACCAGCCGGGCCCGGCCACGCTGGCGTCGCTGGTGGCGCTCGGCGGTGAGCGCTTCCGACTGGTCGTGGCCGAGGGCGAGGTGGTCGACGCACCCGAGCTGCCCGACCTGGAGATGCCCTACGGCCAGTTCCGGCCCGCCACGGGCGTCCGTGCCTGCATGGACGCCTGGCTCCGGGCCGGCGGCACCCACCACATGGTCATGAACTCCGGCGCCCGGGCCGAGGACTGGCGCGTCCTGTGCGAGCTGGCCGACATCGAGTACGTCCAGGTCTGA